The Neodiprion pinetum isolate iyNeoPine1 chromosome 5, iyNeoPine1.2, whole genome shotgun sequence genome segment GTGTATCGGTAAAGGAATATTCGTCAACAGATCTTGATAAGTACCACTGCCCATTGTGTGTGGAAACAAACGGCCCATCCCTGAGTGAGTATAGCCAAGACGGACTTAGTTTCAAGGAAGCGAGAGaaaagatatgaaaaaatgataatcttGATAGTCAGTTTTATTCTTGttggatttaattttttttgttcatcacTTGCAGTGAAAACCAGAATGAATTGGCACCGGCATGATTATGCCGAGTCGGAAGCAAGTTCAAAGGCAGTCCAGACTGGGACACCTGTTTTTATAAGAGAGCTGAAATCAAGGCATTTTTCAAAGTCTGATGACATCATCAAACATGTCAGGGGTCAGCAATTGACactacaatatttacaaacacaTGGATTTGAAACACCTGTTATCATTGACGGCAAAGATGGCCTCGACATGACTGTTCCACCTGCAAACTTCAGTGTCTATGATGTAGAAAGTTACATTGGTAGgagttcaaaatattttcaagattttcggATTGCCAATAACTTTTCGTATTGCTTAGGTGGAGATAGAGAGATGGATGTGATCGATGTCACCAAACAGAGCAACGTGCGGATGAAGCTTCGCGATTTTGTCGAGTATTACAACGACCCATGCCGTACGAGAGTCCTGAATGTTATCAGTCTAGAATTTACGAACACGGGGTAAATTctttgatttatttcaacacACATGCCTCAGgaatatttgattttcagTGTAATGACATTTGAGCATCTGTGCtataaaatgacaaaatttttatagatTGTCTCCTATGGTCGAGGCCCCTTACATAGCACGGAAATTGGATTGGGTAAATTCCGTGTGGCCTCGAGACTGGCCTGAAGACAGTGAACTGAAAAGACCGGAAGTGCAAAAATATTGCCTGATGGGTGTGAAGGACAGTTTCACAGATTTCCACATTGACTTTGGTGGCACTTCTGTTTGGTATCATGTTCTCAGGggcgaaaaaatattctacctTGTCAGACCTTCACCAGCAAACATTCAACTTTATCAGCATTGGATGTGTAGTTCTAGCCAGAGTGAAACATTCTTTGGAGACCAGGCAGATGCTTGCTACAAATGCATCATTAAACAAGGACAGACAATGATGATACCAACTGGTTGGATCCACGCGGTTTTGACCCCTGTTGATTCTCTGGTCtttgggggaaattttttgcacAGTTTTAATATACCTATGCAAATTCAGTGAGTATACAAAAAGGATAGTATTATAGATGGaaggtataaatttatactggTATATTATCCATTTCAGGATCTATGaacttgaaaagaaaatgaaaactccCGCGAAATTCCAGTACCCTGGTTTCGAAACTATCAATTGGTTTGCCGCCAAACGACTGCTCAATGAGTTGAAGGAACTGAAtaatgaggagaaaaaatgcCCGCCGTATTTGATGCAGGGTGTTAAGGCATTGCTAAGTATATTGAAGCAGTGGAACACCGACAAAGACGTAAGAataaaatcggaaaaaattatattgtgatgaataattttatcctTTTTGTCTTTGCTGATTTCCGGACAGGTGCTTGGGGCACATTAAACAAAGGGCTCTTTGCTTTTCAGTACAACATGACGAGTCGCGGTCAAATACCGCACACGATAAACAGTCAGAAATTATTGAAGGACTTTAGCAAGGATATAAGGCACGCGGAACGTTACTTAATATCCTTAAACCCTCCGAAACCGGAGCGCGAGAGTaaacggaaaagaaaaaagccgTCGAACAAAGATTTCGTTGATTACGACGTTGCCGATCAAATATCTGGAAAGCCGGTAAAAGTGAACGCGAAAGAGACGTTAAAATCAGATTCGAAAACCGAAGTAGACGACATTTCGCCTAGTAATAGACCCCCGCTAAAACTGACACTTCCCAAACCATCTATGTATCCTTACAATAGTTCAAACGTACCGTCGGAGGAAAAAACCCATCTCAATAACGAAAAACCGAAACCGTTGATTAAATTAGGGAAACAAAGTTTGAAGGTGATTAAGTTTAAGCTCGGGGACAAGGAGGTGATAAGAAGCACCAACGAAGCGATAaacaatttcggaaatttcaCTACCGATCACTTGATCGAAACTCCTAAAGAATTGACGTGGAAACAGAGTTCTGTTTATGATTTTCACGACGGCAGTAACGAGAGCAGCTACAGTGGCTTCACAATCGATGAAGCACCGaaacggaaaaagcaccaaaATCCGAAAGCGTCGAAAAGTATGTCGGccgataaaaaattgaaacgggATTTTGACGGCGACGTTGACGTCCTTACCGATCCTCCCAAAAACGGTATAGAGGAACTCCTCAAAGCCTCAGCTTACACGCTGGGAAATGCCGCGCAACGGGTCGACACCGCGTAAGGATAATAAATACTGTTGATCGGGTgtagaaatataatttttacctCACTTTTTGTTTCAAGGGCACCGACTAGTGTCTCGCAATACGGTCAACCAACACCGCCGCCAACCGGGTAAGAAGGAGTAACGTGTGCATGCAACCGCGTGTCACctgtatttttaattgttcgtTGCTATACGTTATGGTTTAACGCGTCTTTTGACGCGTGAAATATTCAACCGCGTAGGCTGTTATAGGATATATAATTGTAGTTTAAATTTAGAACGATTTTTAGATCGCTGTTAGTTATGCCGTAGtagtgttttttatttcttgatgTCGTAGTATGTGTAAATTGAAAACGGCTAGTTCTGGCAGGGCATCACCGTCAACGCGTGAGGCCATTGCCGGCATGCTGTCGTTTAGCGAGCAATGCTACTCAACGACGTCTGGAAGCCCCGAAAAATCAACCAAGTCCGAACAGGAAGACGAGGACGATcagttgattgaaaatattgacaaaGTTCACCAGGACGAGGATTTTAGTAAGCGTAATTAATTATCACAAGCTCGAGTAGCTAAACGAATAtccgaattttatttttcgacgaTCCACGATGTTCATCTCCATTCATTGCCGCAGTTTATCCAACTCTCGATGCCTCGGACGACGAGGAATTCATATTCAAACCCCGGGGGAAACGCCGCGTAGATGAAGCCTGGAATCCCAAGGCGAGAGTCGGCCCACTCTTGCCAAAAACGAACCGTCCGGCTCGCGAAGGCGTCAAGAAAACCTCGGTCGAAAAGGGGCTGGAAGCTGCGGCCGCGAAACGAGCCAAGCAACATGTGAGCGAGGTTTAATC includes the following:
- the LOC124220076 gene encoding histone lysine demethylase PHF8 isoform X3; the protein is MELGAARSQPGTYCFCGQSYTPEQFMIQCDVCKEWYHGGCVSVKEYSSTDLDKYHCPLCVETNGPSLMKTRMNWHRHDYAESEASSKAVQTGTPVFIRELKSRHFSKSDDIIKHVRGQQLTLQYLQTHGFETPVIIDGKDGLDMTVPPANFSVYDVESYIGGDREMDVIDVTKQSNVRMKLRDFVEYYNDPCRTRVLNVISLEFTNTGLSPMVEAPYIARKLDWVNSVWPRDWPEDSELKRPEVQKYCLMGVKDSFTDFHIDFGGTSVWYHVLRGEKIFYLVRPSPANIQLYQHWMCSSSQSETFFGDQADACYKCIIKQGQTMMIPTGWIHAVLTPVDSLVFGGNFLHSFNIPMQIQIYELEKKMKTPAKFQYPGFETINWFAAKRLLNELKELNNEEKKCPPYLMQGVKALLSILKQWNTDKDYNMTSRGQIPHTINSQKLLKDFSKDIRHAERYLISLNPPKPERESKRKRKKPSNKDFVDYDVADQISGKPVKVNAKETLKSDSKTEVDDISPSNRPPLKLTLPKPSMYPYNSSNVPSEEKTHLNNEKPKPLIKLGKQSLKVIKFKLGDKEVIRSTNEAINNFGNFTTDHLIETPKELTWKQSSVYDFHDGSNESSYSGFTIDEAPKRKKHQNPKASKSMSADKKLKRDFDGDVDVLTDPPKNGIEELLKASAYTLGNAAQRVDTAAPTSVSQYGQPTPPPTGASPSTREAIAGMLSFSEQCYSTTSGSPEKSTKSEQEDEDDQLIENIDKVHQDEDFIYPTLDASDDEEFIFKPRGKRRVDEAWNPKARVGPLLPKTNRPAREGVKKTSVEKGLEAAAAKRAKQHVSEPVAKRTYNKRKQKEVLLPVIPAPIVVPAPMEEVVTTTDSYGSILTSPNRLKDVKAKLAAPIPAERKPKKGMKTAKQRLGKILKLHKMMH
- the LOC124220076 gene encoding histone lysine demethylase PHF8 isoform X2, yielding MELGAARSQPGTYCFCGQSYTPEQFMIQCDVCKEWYHGGCVSVKEYSSTDLDKYHCPLCVETNGPSLMKTRMNWHRHDYAESEASSKAVQTGTPVFIRELKSRHFSKSDDIIKHVRGQQLTLQYLQTHGFETPVIIDGKDGLDMTVPPANFSVYDVESYIGGDREMDVIDVTKQSNVRMKLRDFVEYYNDPCRTRVLNVISLEFTNTGLSPMVEAPYIARKLDWVNSVWPRDWPEDSELKRPEVQKYCLMGVKDSFTDFHIDFGGTSVWYHVLRGEKIFYLVRPSPANIQLYQHWMCSSSQSETFFGDQADACYKCIIKQGQTMMIPTGWIHAVLTPVDSLVFGGNFLHSFNIPMQIQIYELEKKMKTPAKFQYPGFETINWFAAKRLLNELKELNNEEKKCPPYLMQGVKALLSILKQWNTDKDYNMTSRGQIPHTINSQKLLKDFSKDIRHAERYLISLNPPKPERESKRKRKKPSNKDFVDYDVADQISGKPVKVNAKETLKSDSKTEVDDISPSNRPPLKLTLPKPSMYPYNSSNVPSEEKTHLNNEKPKPLIKLGKQSLKVIKFKLGDKEVIRSTNEAINNFGNFTTDHLIETPKELTWKQSSVYDFHDGSNESSYSGFTIDEAPKRKKHQNPKASKSMSADKKLKRDFDGDVDVLTDPPKNGIEELLKASAYTLGNAAQRVDTAAPTSVSQYGQPTPPPTGMCKLKTASSGRASPSTREAIAGMLSFSEQCYSTTSGSPEKSTKSEQEDEDDQLIENIDKVHQDEDFIYPTLDASDDEEFIFKPRGKRRVDEAWNPKARVGPLLPKTNRPAREGVKKTSVEKGLEAAAAKRAKQHPVAKRTYNKRKQKEVLLPVIPAPIVVPAPMEEVVTTTDSYGSILTSPNRLKDVKAKLAAPIPAERKPKKGMKTAKQRLGKILKLHKMMH
- the LOC124220076 gene encoding histone lysine demethylase PHF8 isoform X1; this translates as MELGAARSQPGTYCFCGQSYTPEQFMIQCDVCKEWYHGGCVSVKEYSSTDLDKYHCPLCVETNGPSLMKTRMNWHRHDYAESEASSKAVQTGTPVFIRELKSRHFSKSDDIIKHVRGQQLTLQYLQTHGFETPVIIDGKDGLDMTVPPANFSVYDVESYIGGDREMDVIDVTKQSNVRMKLRDFVEYYNDPCRTRVLNVISLEFTNTGLSPMVEAPYIARKLDWVNSVWPRDWPEDSELKRPEVQKYCLMGVKDSFTDFHIDFGGTSVWYHVLRGEKIFYLVRPSPANIQLYQHWMCSSSQSETFFGDQADACYKCIIKQGQTMMIPTGWIHAVLTPVDSLVFGGNFLHSFNIPMQIQIYELEKKMKTPAKFQYPGFETINWFAAKRLLNELKELNNEEKKCPPYLMQGVKALLSILKQWNTDKDYNMTSRGQIPHTINSQKLLKDFSKDIRHAERYLISLNPPKPERESKRKRKKPSNKDFVDYDVADQISGKPVKVNAKETLKSDSKTEVDDISPSNRPPLKLTLPKPSMYPYNSSNVPSEEKTHLNNEKPKPLIKLGKQSLKVIKFKLGDKEVIRSTNEAINNFGNFTTDHLIETPKELTWKQSSVYDFHDGSNESSYSGFTIDEAPKRKKHQNPKASKSMSADKKLKRDFDGDVDVLTDPPKNGIEELLKASAYTLGNAAQRVDTAAPTSVSQYGQPTPPPTGMCKLKTASSGRASPSTREAIAGMLSFSEQCYSTTSGSPEKSTKSEQEDEDDQLIENIDKVHQDEDFIYPTLDASDDEEFIFKPRGKRRVDEAWNPKARVGPLLPKTNRPAREGVKKTSVEKGLEAAAAKRAKQHVSEPVAKRTYNKRKQKEVLLPVIPAPIVVPAPMEEVVTTTDSYGSILTSPNRLKDVKAKLAAPIPAERKPKKGMKTAKQRLGKILKLHKMMH
- the LOC124220076 gene encoding histone lysine demethylase PHF8 isoform X4 — its product is MKTRMNWHRHDYAESEASSKAVQTGTPVFIRELKSRHFSKSDDIIKHVRGQQLTLQYLQTHGFETPVIIDGKDGLDMTVPPANFSVYDVESYIGGDREMDVIDVTKQSNVRMKLRDFVEYYNDPCRTRVLNVISLEFTNTGLSPMVEAPYIARKLDWVNSVWPRDWPEDSELKRPEVQKYCLMGVKDSFTDFHIDFGGTSVWYHVLRGEKIFYLVRPSPANIQLYQHWMCSSSQSETFFGDQADACYKCIIKQGQTMMIPTGWIHAVLTPVDSLVFGGNFLHSFNIPMQIQIYELEKKMKTPAKFQYPGFETINWFAAKRLLNELKELNNEEKKCPPYLMQGVKALLSILKQWNTDKDYNMTSRGQIPHTINSQKLLKDFSKDIRHAERYLISLNPPKPERESKRKRKKPSNKDFVDYDVADQISGKPVKVNAKETLKSDSKTEVDDISPSNRPPLKLTLPKPSMYPYNSSNVPSEEKTHLNNEKPKPLIKLGKQSLKVIKFKLGDKEVIRSTNEAINNFGNFTTDHLIETPKELTWKQSSVYDFHDGSNESSYSGFTIDEAPKRKKHQNPKASKSMSADKKLKRDFDGDVDVLTDPPKNGIEELLKASAYTLGNAAQRVDTAAPTSVSQYGQPTPPPTGMCKLKTASSGRASPSTREAIAGMLSFSEQCYSTTSGSPEKSTKSEQEDEDDQLIENIDKVHQDEDFIYPTLDASDDEEFIFKPRGKRRVDEAWNPKARVGPLLPKTNRPAREGVKKTSVEKGLEAAAAKRAKQHVSEPVAKRTYNKRKQKEVLLPVIPAPIVVPAPMEEVVTTTDSYGSILTSPNRLKDVKAKLAAPIPAERKPKKGMKTAKQRLGKILKLHKMMH